A stretch of the Veillonella parvula DSM 2008 genome encodes the following:
- a CDS encoding PFL family protein yields the protein MLSIDNILETNQMIHDNKLDVRTITMGISLLECASSSGKELCDRIYDRITKEAEHLVFTGENIEREFGIPIINKRISVTPISLVAGGSDLTSYVPVAEAMDRAAKTVGVNFIGGFSALVTKGATRADRILIDSIPEALATTDIVCSSVAVGSTKTGINMDAVRDMGIIVKKTAELTKDNDALGCAKLVIFCNPVEDNPFMAGAFFGVTEGDSAISVGVSGPGVVKHALESVRGQSFDVVAETIKRTAFKITRVGQLVAQEASRRLGKPFGIIDLSLAPTPAVGDSVAHVLEEMGLSSCGCHGTTAALALLNDAVKKGGLMASSHVGGLSGAFIPVSEDAGMIDAVSCGSLTLDKLEAMTCVCSVGLDMIAIPGDTTADTISAIIADESAIGMINNKTTAVRVIPVPGKTVGEVVEFGGLLGYAPIIEVSPYSAAEFIARGGRIPAPIRSLTN from the coding sequence ATGTTATCTATCGACAATATTTTAGAAACGAATCAGATGATTCATGATAACAAGCTTGATGTGCGTACTATTACGATGGGGATCAGCTTGCTCGAATGCGCATCTAGTTCTGGTAAAGAGTTGTGTGACCGTATTTATGACCGTATTACAAAAGAGGCAGAACACCTTGTATTTACGGGTGAAAATATTGAACGCGAGTTTGGTATCCCTATTATCAACAAGCGTATTTCCGTAACACCCATTTCTCTTGTAGCAGGTGGTAGTGATTTAACATCCTATGTTCCTGTGGCGGAAGCCATGGATCGTGCTGCAAAAACTGTAGGTGTTAATTTTATCGGCGGCTTTTCTGCGCTTGTAACAAAAGGCGCTACACGAGCTGATCGTATTTTGATTGACTCTATCCCAGAAGCGTTAGCAACTACGGATATCGTTTGTAGCTCTGTTGCAGTGGGTTCAACTAAAACTGGTATCAACATGGACGCAGTGCGAGACATGGGAATCATCGTTAAGAAAACTGCAGAGCTTACAAAGGATAATGATGCTCTTGGTTGTGCTAAGCTCGTAATTTTCTGTAATCCTGTAGAGGATAATCCGTTTATGGCGGGTGCTTTTTTCGGCGTAACAGAAGGGGATAGCGCTATTTCTGTAGGTGTATCTGGTCCGGGCGTTGTAAAACATGCGCTTGAATCCGTTCGAGGTCAATCCTTTGACGTTGTAGCAGAAACGATTAAACGTACTGCTTTTAAAATCACACGCGTAGGTCAATTGGTAGCGCAAGAGGCATCTCGTCGTCTCGGTAAACCATTTGGTATTATCGATTTATCTTTGGCACCAACGCCAGCTGTAGGTGACTCTGTAGCTCATGTTCTTGAAGAGATGGGCTTGTCCTCTTGTGGGTGTCATGGCACTACAGCAGCACTAGCATTACTTAATGATGCGGTGAAAAAAGGTGGTCTTATGGCTTCCTCTCACGTAGGTGGGCTTAGTGGTGCATTCATTCCTGTCTCAGAAGATGCAGGCATGATTGATGCTGTATCCTGTGGCAGTTTGACGCTTGATAAATTAGAGGCCATGACATGTGTATGTTCTGTAGGTCTTGATATGATTGCTATTCCTGGAGACACTACTGCTGATACCATTTCTGCTATCATTGCAGATGAATCAGCAATTGGTATGATTAATAATAAGACAACTGCGGTTCGTGTAATTCCTGTACCTGGTAAAACTGTTGGAGAGGTTGTTGAGTTTGGTGGATTATTAGGCTATGCTCCTATTATTGAAGTGAGTCCATATAGTGCAGCCGAGTTCATTGCCCGTGGTGGAAGAATTCCTGCTCCTATTCGTAGCTTAACGAATTAA
- a CDS encoding ACT domain-containing protein yields the protein MKLVVTVVGVDRVGIIAGVSTVLANYGVNIMSINQTILDGVFNMIMMCETKSEDMKNLTAIQAALTTQGKELGVEIRAQHADIFLSMHRVG from the coding sequence ATGAAATTAGTTGTTACCGTTGTCGGCGTAGACCGCGTTGGTATCATTGCTGGGGTTAGTACCGTACTCGCTAACTACGGTGTAAATATTATGTCCATTAATCAGACCATCCTTGATGGCGTTTTCAATATGATTATGATGTGTGAAACCAAGTCTGAAGATATGAAAAATCTTACAGCTATCCAAGCGGCTTTAACGACTCAAGGTAAAGAACTAGGTGTTGAAATCCGTGCACAACATGCTGATATTTTCTTGAGCATGCACCGTGTAGGATAG
- a CDS encoding phosphoglucomutase, protein MTHKLAGTPVQEQDIIDVQTLVDAYFDNAPDITDPTQLVSFGTSGHRGTSLNGTFTDLHVAAITQAICDGRGQFGATGPIFVGQDTHALSQPALVTVLEVLAGNGVTAMVDSDMDFVPTPSISRAIIRYNESHDDKADGIVITPSHNPPDNGGIKYNATNGGPADTLVTKWIETRANEYIRAYCELEGFKRISIDNIEPDQQVPYDYKGLYVEELSSIINMEAIQSAKPKVLVNALGGSGLGYWQAIKERYNLNMDIINDEYDPTFSFMTYDHDGKVRMDCSSEYAMADVIKQIGNYDLAVGNDPDYDRYGIVSAEGLASPNAFLVAAADYLFTTRGWKDKGVGKTVVCTTMIDKWASVKEIPVYEVPVGFKYFSSLLFDGEIGIGGEESAGASFLKKDGTVWTTDKDGMVMALLAMEMYAVMGATVERLYNNIVEGCGDPRFGRIDAACTKEAKAKLKQLNASSITATEVDGDAITNIRTTSLYKDMPIDGVRVETETGWFVARPSGTEDLYKIYGESYKGDKGLIALLTAGEEIVTSALSDEV, encoded by the coding sequence ATGACTCACAAATTAGCAGGTACGCCTGTACAAGAACAAGATATTATCGATGTGCAAACCCTTGTGGATGCCTATTTTGATAATGCTCCGGATATTACAGATCCGACACAACTCGTATCCTTTGGTACATCTGGCCATCGCGGTACATCTTTAAATGGTACTTTTACAGATTTACATGTGGCCGCTATTACACAGGCTATTTGTGATGGCCGTGGCCAATTCGGCGCTACAGGTCCGATTTTTGTCGGTCAAGATACACATGCTTTATCTCAGCCAGCCCTTGTAACAGTTCTAGAGGTTCTTGCTGGCAATGGCGTAACGGCAATGGTTGATTCCGATATGGATTTCGTGCCGACACCATCTATATCTCGTGCCATTATTCGCTATAATGAAAGCCACGATGATAAAGCGGATGGTATCGTGATTACGCCATCTCATAATCCTCCAGATAACGGTGGCATCAAGTATAACGCTACTAATGGTGGACCGGCGGATACTCTCGTTACAAAATGGATTGAAACCCGTGCTAATGAATATATTCGTGCATATTGTGAATTAGAAGGGTTCAAACGTATTAGTATCGACAATATTGAACCTGATCAACAAGTTCCGTATGACTATAAAGGCCTGTATGTTGAAGAATTGTCTTCTATCATTAATATGGAGGCAATACAAAGTGCAAAACCTAAGGTTCTCGTTAATGCCCTTGGTGGTAGTGGACTAGGTTATTGGCAAGCTATTAAAGAGCGCTATAATCTCAATATGGATATTATCAATGATGAATATGATCCAACCTTTAGCTTTATGACGTATGACCATGATGGTAAGGTCCGCATGGATTGTTCCTCAGAATACGCTATGGCCGATGTTATTAAGCAAATAGGTAATTACGATTTGGCTGTTGGTAACGATCCCGACTATGATCGTTATGGTATTGTTAGTGCAGAAGGGCTTGCTTCACCAAATGCATTCCTTGTAGCCGCTGCCGATTATCTATTCACAACTCGTGGTTGGAAGGATAAAGGGGTAGGTAAAACGGTTGTTTGTACAACCATGATTGATAAGTGGGCATCCGTTAAAGAAATTCCCGTGTATGAAGTTCCAGTAGGCTTTAAATACTTTAGCTCTCTATTATTCGATGGGGAAATTGGCATTGGAGGCGAAGAATCTGCTGGGGCATCTTTCCTCAAAAAAGATGGTACAGTATGGACTACAGATAAAGACGGCATGGTAATGGCTCTCTTAGCGATGGAGATGTACGCTGTAATGGGCGCCACCGTTGAGAGACTGTATAACAATATTGTGGAAGGCTGTGGAGATCCTCGATTTGGTCGTATTGATGCGGCTTGTACAAAGGAGGCCAAGGCTAAGTTGAAACAGTTAAATGCTAGCTCTATTACAGCTACAGAGGTCGATGGTGATGCTATTACGAATATACGCACGACATCCTTGTACAAGGATATGCCTATCGATGGTGTTCGTGTGGAAACGGAAACAGGCTGGTTTGTAGCACGTCCATCTGGTACTGAAGATTTATATAAAATTTATGGTGAAAGCTATAAAGGGGACAAAGGTCTTATCGCATTGTTAACTGCTGGTGAAGAGATTGTAACAAGTGCTTTGTCTGACGAAGTGTAA
- a CDS encoding YitT family protein, whose amino-acid sequence MFAKYKDVVYQCVIVAIGCAIFGAGLDAFVLPHKLVSTGISGVGLILYYLTGLSVGSWNVILNVPIFWAAWKWLGKRVVLNTLYGTLMLSWMIDLFSFLQYDMIIKDPLLSSMMAGITTGLGLGIVYRVGGNTGGLDPIALIVRKYYGLQMGSINSAINCAILLVAVGVVGLEAVAVTLISVYVYTIITNKVVIGFNQRKVAFIITYRTDEVCECIINKVGRGATIINGIGAYTRTPKQIVMVAVNLLQVNKLKEVIQEADPNVFILITDAQEVIGQGFTQPIVPAEISKQLKSQDITTEANNNVVIDENSCNR is encoded by the coding sequence ATGTTCGCCAAGTATAAAGATGTTGTCTATCAATGTGTCATAGTTGCTATTGGTTGTGCAATTTTTGGTGCTGGTTTAGACGCCTTTGTACTACCTCATAAACTGGTTAGTACTGGTATTAGTGGGGTAGGATTGATTCTGTATTATCTAACGGGATTATCCGTTGGTTCTTGGAACGTTATTTTGAACGTCCCTATCTTTTGGGCTGCTTGGAAGTGGCTTGGCAAACGTGTTGTACTCAATACCTTGTATGGCACGCTCATGCTATCGTGGATGATTGATCTGTTTAGTTTCTTACAATATGACATGATTATTAAGGATCCACTACTCAGTTCTATGATGGCGGGTATCACAACTGGACTGGGGCTTGGTATCGTCTACCGTGTAGGTGGTAATACAGGTGGCCTTGATCCAATTGCACTTATCGTTCGCAAATATTATGGGCTTCAAATGGGATCTATTAATAGTGCCATCAACTGTGCTATCCTCTTAGTTGCTGTCGGCGTTGTTGGACTTGAAGCGGTAGCCGTAACTCTTATAAGTGTGTATGTATATACTATTATTACAAATAAGGTGGTAATTGGTTTTAATCAACGTAAAGTTGCTTTTATCATTACCTATCGGACAGATGAGGTATGTGAGTGTATCATCAATAAGGTTGGCCGTGGTGCTACTATTATCAATGGCATTGGCGCTTATACACGGACGCCTAAGCAGATTGTGATGGTTGCAGTTAATTTGCTGCAGGTAAATAAATTGAAAGAGGTTATTCAAGAAGCGGACCCAAATGTGTTTATCTTGATTACTGATGCCCAAGAGGTTATCGGTCAAGGGTTTACTCAACCTATTGTTCCTGCGGAAATATCTAAACAGCTAAAATCACAAGATATAACTACCGAAGCGAACAATAATGTTGTAATAGATGAAAATAGTTGTAACAGATAA
- the ispE gene encoding 4-(cytidine 5'-diphospho)-2-C-methyl-D-erythritol kinase yields the protein MSKSFEQLGCSKINIGLAITGKRDDGYHNIDSIFQSIRLSDSIYFAKHHSVVFSGGAPELPDYMQKLVSYGEDNLALKALRAIQAYTGCKAGAAIHLLKRVPIQAGLGGGSADAAAMLLGLNRFWDLRLTQEELLNIGTSLGSDVPFLLQGGTARGTGRGEVLTYSQSPEAHWLLLVKPKVSISTAVAYGRFSGKSKATTKTIDTVLNHLKNNDLQSAFTSSANTFEELLFPDHEELTICKEFFTSRGYPTIMTGSGPTMVVLLNKPMEALQLQEEIKVAGHDWLSLITKTCTQEDLV from the coding sequence ATGAGTAAAAGTTTTGAGCAACTCGGTTGCAGCAAAATTAATATTGGGCTTGCTATTACAGGTAAGCGTGACGATGGATACCACAACATCGATTCCATATTTCAATCGATTCGCCTTAGTGATTCTATTTATTTCGCTAAGCATCATTCCGTAGTATTTTCTGGTGGAGCTCCCGAATTGCCCGATTACATGCAAAAGCTCGTAAGCTATGGAGAAGATAATCTCGCACTCAAAGCTTTACGCGCCATACAGGCCTATACGGGTTGTAAAGCCGGTGCCGCCATCCACCTATTAAAACGCGTTCCTATTCAAGCGGGTCTTGGTGGCGGTAGTGCAGACGCAGCGGCCATGTTATTAGGTCTCAACCGTTTTTGGGACTTACGTCTTACGCAAGAGGAACTTTTAAACATCGGTACCTCACTCGGATCTGATGTGCCGTTCCTACTACAAGGCGGTACAGCTCGCGGAACAGGTCGTGGCGAAGTGTTAACCTATAGTCAATCGCCAGAAGCACATTGGCTATTATTAGTAAAGCCAAAGGTATCTATTTCTACAGCGGTTGCTTATGGTCGTTTCAGCGGTAAATCTAAAGCCACCACAAAAACAATCGATACCGTTCTGAATCATCTTAAGAATAATGATTTACAATCTGCTTTCACTAGTAGCGCTAATACATTCGAGGAATTATTATTCCCAGATCACGAAGAACTAACAATATGTAAGGAGTTCTTCACTAGCCGTGGTTACCCAACCATCATGACAGGCAGTGGTCCTACAATGGTAGTATTACTCAACAAACCAATGGAAGCCTTGCAGTTGCAAGAGGAGATTAAAGTAGCTGGTCATGATTGGCTGTCACTCATTACTAAAACATGTACACAGGAGGACTTAGTATGA
- a CDS encoding GntR family transcriptional regulator: MTKRLQPIRLDAYKPLREVVSETLRQAIQDGVLKPGERLMEIPLAEELGVSRTPIREAIRKLELEGFVVMVPRRGTYVANISLKDITQVFEIRSALEELAAGLAAERITEEEIETLERMLVEIGDHMENKNMESVVAADVEFHEVLYRASRNERLADIVHNLREQTYRFRSFSMNQPGRLRKTWEEHRQLVEAIASHNAAQARKLARIHMEHSEQTLLQGMEESQEFTKA, from the coding sequence ATGACAAAACGGTTACAACCTATACGACTTGATGCGTATAAGCCACTAAGAGAAGTAGTAAGTGAAACATTGCGTCAAGCCATCCAAGATGGAGTGCTAAAACCTGGGGAGCGCCTCATGGAAATTCCCCTTGCCGAAGAGTTAGGCGTAAGTCGTACCCCCATTCGTGAAGCCATACGTAAACTAGAACTAGAAGGCTTTGTCGTTATGGTGCCTCGCCGCGGCACCTACGTTGCCAATATCTCTTTGAAGGATATCACTCAAGTATTTGAAATCCGCTCTGCCCTTGAAGAACTTGCAGCAGGCCTTGCAGCAGAACGCATTACAGAAGAGGAAATCGAAACGCTGGAGAGAATGCTTGTAGAAATCGGCGATCATATGGAAAACAAAAATATGGAATCCGTTGTGGCTGCGGACGTAGAATTCCACGAAGTCCTCTACCGCGCTTCTCGTAATGAAAGATTGGCGGACATCGTTCACAATTTACGAGAACAAACCTACCGCTTCCGCAGTTTCTCCATGAATCAACCAGGTCGTCTTAGAAAAACTTGGGAGGAACATCGTCAATTAGTGGAAGCCATCGCCTCTCACAATGCAGCGCAAGCTCGTAAACTAGCTCGAATTCACATGGAACATTCTGAACAAACCTTGTTACAAGGAATGGAAGAGTCACAAGAATTTACTAAGGCATAA
- a CDS encoding alanine/glycine:cation symporter family protein yields the protein MEAMLNDAISTINNYLWSYFIIFILIGAGLFFTMTTNFVQIRMIKEMIRLVINGAGSSTEKNHVSSFQAFCVSTASRVGVGNIAGIAIAVVLGGPGAIFWMWVIALIGAATGFIESTLAQIYKEPVAKGGFYGGPAYYIRYGLNNKALSVLFAILISITYGWIYNSVQANTLAASLQVFNLDVSYTGAVVAVLLGIIIFGGINRVAKASEIIVPIMAILYIATALFVVIMNITQFPHVIYTIFSSAFEPVAAGGGLLGATVMNGIKRGLFSNEAGEGSVPNAAATAAVNHPVEQGLVQAFGVFLDTFIICTASAFIVLIVGDYSTTGLTGIALVQHNLAQQLGSWAPTAVAIFIVMFSFSSLIGNYYYGEINISHLTNKRFYLHLFRIGVILMTFVGSIASLDLVWNLADLFMAFLVLTNVSSIVRMGRTAGLALDDYIKQRKAGIETPVFNRSILNHTYGIVWWGDGQTTDSSVPPTPIEDTVEK from the coding sequence ATGGAAGCAATGCTCAATGATGCGATATCTACCATAAACAATTATTTATGGAGTTATTTCATCATTTTTATTCTCATCGGTGCAGGTCTCTTTTTTACAATGACAACGAATTTTGTACAAATTCGCATGATTAAAGAAATGATTCGCCTCGTAATTAACGGCGCAGGTAGCTCTACAGAAAAGAATCATGTATCCTCATTTCAAGCATTCTGTGTTAGTACCGCCTCTCGTGTAGGTGTTGGTAACATCGCAGGTATAGCTATTGCTGTTGTACTTGGTGGCCCTGGTGCCATTTTCTGGATGTGGGTTATCGCACTCATCGGTGCTGCCACTGGCTTTATCGAATCTACATTAGCACAAATCTACAAGGAGCCTGTTGCTAAAGGCGGTTTCTACGGTGGACCAGCTTACTACATTCGCTATGGTCTAAACAATAAAGCATTATCTGTTCTATTCGCTATTTTAATCAGTATTACATATGGTTGGATTTACAATTCTGTTCAAGCCAATACATTGGCTGCATCTCTCCAAGTTTTCAACCTTGATGTATCCTATACAGGCGCTGTAGTGGCAGTCCTCCTTGGTATTATTATTTTCGGTGGTATCAACCGCGTTGCAAAAGCATCTGAAATCATCGTTCCTATCATGGCGATTTTATACATTGCTACTGCATTATTCGTGGTAATTATGAATATTACCCAATTCCCACATGTAATCTATACTATTTTTTCCTCCGCGTTTGAGCCTGTTGCAGCAGGTGGTGGCTTATTAGGTGCTACTGTTATGAATGGGATCAAACGGGGGCTCTTCTCTAACGAAGCCGGTGAGGGTTCTGTTCCAAACGCAGCCGCTACGGCAGCTGTTAACCACCCTGTAGAACAAGGTCTTGTACAAGCATTCGGCGTATTCCTTGATACATTCATCATTTGTACAGCTTCTGCTTTCATCGTACTCATCGTGGGTGATTACAGCACTACAGGTCTAACAGGTATTGCTCTTGTACAACATAATCTAGCTCAACAGCTTGGTTCTTGGGCTCCTACAGCCGTAGCCATTTTCATCGTTATGTTCTCCTTTAGTTCCTTAATTGGTAACTATTACTACGGTGAAATCAATATTAGCCACTTAACAAATAAACGATTCTACCTACATTTGTTCCGTATTGGTGTAATTCTTATGACATTTGTTGGCTCTATTGCCTCTCTAGATCTTGTATGGAATCTAGCCGATTTATTCATGGCTTTCTTAGTATTAACTAACGTAAGTTCCATCGTACGTATGGGGCGCACAGCAGGTCTTGCCCTCGATGACTATATTAAACAACGTAAGGCAGGTATTGAAACGCCAGTATTTAACCGTTCTATTCTAAACCACACGTACGGCATCGTATGGTGGGGTGATGGTCAAACTACAGACTCCTCCGTACCTCCTACTCCGATTGAAGATACAGTGGAAAAATAA
- a CDS encoding Glu/Leu/Phe/Val family dehydrogenase → MSGYNPYENMLNTLDVAAEKLGYTRSEYEVLRHPERELKVAVPLQLDNGEVRVYEGYRCQHSTLRGSAKGGLRFHPDSDENEVRALAAWMTIKNAIANIPYGGGKGGIKVDPKTLNPRELERLTRNFVRRIAPIIGVNTDVPAPDVNTNAQIMSWIADEYSTLKGEWSPGIVTGKPIEVGGSLGRNEATGRGCLIALQSYLAKKNLDIKNLTVAVQGFGNVGSVGARLIAQAGAKVIAIGDVSVNIYNPNGLDVEKAYEYANSHGRSLEGYSEPGMTTIGPQELLAQPVDVLYMAALENQLNKDNMENIQAKIILEGANGPTTNDADKYFYEKGIDIIPDVLANGGGVVVSYYEWVQNKASFYWTEEEVNERLTKNMQNSFEAVWEMQHKYNVPPRQAAYMVALERLVVETRWRGYNC, encoded by the coding sequence ATGAGCGGTTATAACCCATATGAAAACATGTTAAACACATTAGACGTAGCAGCTGAAAAGCTCGGCTATACTCGTAGTGAATACGAAGTGTTACGTCACCCAGAACGAGAACTAAAAGTAGCAGTTCCTCTTCAACTCGACAATGGTGAAGTTCGCGTATACGAAGGTTATCGTTGCCAACATTCCACATTGCGTGGTAGTGCTAAAGGCGGTCTTCGTTTCCATCCAGATTCTGATGAAAATGAAGTGCGTGCATTGGCAGCTTGGATGACTATTAAAAACGCTATCGCTAACATTCCTTATGGCGGTGGTAAAGGTGGCATCAAAGTCGATCCAAAAACTTTAAACCCTCGCGAATTAGAACGCTTAACTCGTAACTTTGTACGCCGTATTGCACCTATCATCGGTGTTAATACAGACGTTCCTGCACCAGACGTAAATACGAATGCTCAAATCATGAGCTGGATTGCTGACGAATACAGCACATTAAAAGGCGAATGGAGCCCAGGTATCGTTACAGGTAAACCAATCGAAGTAGGCGGTTCCTTAGGCCGTAATGAAGCAACTGGTCGCGGTTGCCTCATCGCATTGCAAAGCTACCTCGCTAAGAAAAACTTGGATATCAAAAACCTTACTGTTGCAGTTCAAGGCTTTGGTAACGTAGGTTCCGTAGGCGCTCGTCTCATTGCACAAGCAGGTGCAAAAGTTATAGCTATCGGCGACGTAAGCGTTAACATCTACAATCCTAACGGCCTCGATGTTGAAAAAGCATACGAATATGCTAACTCCCATGGTCGTTCCCTCGAAGGTTACAGCGAACCAGGCATGACTACAATTGGACCTCAAGAGTTATTGGCTCAACCAGTTGATGTATTATACATGGCAGCCCTTGAGAACCAATTAAACAAAGACAACATGGAAAATATCCAAGCTAAGATCATCTTGGAAGGCGCTAATGGCCCTACTACTAATGATGCGGATAAATACTTCTATGAAAAAGGCATCGACATCATCCCTGACGTTCTTGCTAACGGTGGCGGCGTAGTTGTATCCTATTATGAATGGGTACAAAATAAAGCAAGCTTCTACTGGACTGAAGAAGAAGTTAATGAAAGATTAACTAAGAATATGCAAAATAGCTTCGAAGCTGTTTGGGAGATGCAACATAAATACAATGTACCGCCTCGTCAAGCAGCGTACATGGTTGCTCTTGAACGCCTCGTAGTCGAAACTAGATGGCGTGGCTATAACTGCTAA
- a CDS encoding QueT transporter family protein, giving the protein MISTRKLTISAMVVALYIVVLYVTQSVSFGAYQIRIATSLYALAYAFPFLVIPMGIGNLISNFLFGGLGILDMMGGFGVGVLTTGIIVGMRKLGLSAWWVMLPIVFVPALCVPMWLSPLLGIPYWPLVLNLMVGQTIPAILGSVLVKALISRPSMAALLGAFK; this is encoded by the coding sequence ATGATTTCTACACGCAAATTGACTATTTCTGCCATGGTTGTGGCATTGTACATCGTTGTATTGTATGTAACGCAAAGCGTTTCCTTCGGGGCGTATCAAATTCGTATAGCAACATCATTATATGCACTTGCTTATGCCTTTCCGTTCTTGGTGATTCCCATGGGGATTGGCAACCTCATTTCTAACTTCCTATTCGGCGGTCTTGGCATCCTCGATATGATGGGAGGCTTTGGTGTGGGCGTATTGACGACTGGCATCATCGTAGGAATGCGCAAGCTTGGTCTCAGCGCTTGGTGGGTCATGCTTCCAATCGTATTTGTGCCAGCACTATGTGTACCAATGTGGCTCAGTCCATTACTTGGAATTCCGTACTGGCCATTAGTGTTGAATCTTATGGTAGGTCAAACCATTCCAGCGATTCTTGGTTCTGTATTGGTGAAAGCCTTAATCAGTCGTCCTAGCATGGCTGCCTTATTAGGTGCTTTCAAATAA
- the queC gene encoding 7-cyano-7-deazaguanine synthase QueC: MAQKQKAVVLFSGGVDSTTCLALAIERFGKDNVVPLSIQYGQKHSKELEAAIAILEYYGMEGKTMDVTKLFAFSNCSLLTQSSEDIPQGSYKEQQDAEGEGTVSTYVPFRNGLFLSAAASLALSLDCGYIYYGAHSDDAAGNAYPDCTEHFYKSMGDAIFEGSGKECSLEAPFINANKADIVKEGLRLGVPYHLTWSCYEGGDKPCGHCGTCIDRAKAFHANGVEDPAL; the protein is encoded by the coding sequence ATGGCTCAAAAACAAAAGGCCGTCGTTCTTTTTAGCGGTGGCGTAGATAGTACTACTTGTTTGGCCCTTGCTATTGAACGATTTGGCAAAGATAATGTGGTGCCCTTATCGATTCAATATGGTCAAAAACATAGTAAAGAATTAGAGGCTGCTATAGCTATTTTAGAGTATTATGGTATGGAAGGTAAAACGATGGATGTTACCAAGCTATTTGCCTTTAGCAACTGCTCTTTATTAACACAATCTAGTGAAGACATTCCGCAAGGTTCCTACAAAGAACAACAAGATGCAGAAGGGGAAGGTACGGTGAGCACTTATGTACCGTTTAGAAATGGTCTATTCCTATCTGCGGCAGCATCCTTGGCACTATCTCTAGACTGTGGCTATATCTACTACGGTGCTCACAGTGATGATGCGGCGGGCAATGCATACCCTGACTGTACAGAACACTTCTATAAATCTATGGGTGACGCCATCTTTGAAGGATCCGGTAAAGAATGCTCCTTAGAAGCACCCTTCATTAACGCCAACAAAGCTGACATCGTAAAAGAAGGCCTACGCCTCGGAGTACCATACCACTTAACCTGGTCCTGCTACGAAGGCGGAGACAAACCATGCGGACACTGCGGTACCTGCATCGACAGAGCTAAAGCCTTCCACGCAAACGGAGTCGAAGACCCAGCATTGTAA
- a CDS encoding exodeoxyribonuclease III, with protein sequence MKLISWNVNGLRAAVTKGFMESFNELDADIFCLQETKLQPDQISLELPGYEQYWNSAVKKGYSGTAVFTRIKPLSVTNGIGIEEHDQEGRVITAEYDNFYLVCCYTPNSQRELARLDYRMTWEDAFRNYLLELDKKKPVILCGDLNVAHQEIDLKNPKTNRKNAGFSDEERAKMTELLGAGFTDTFRHLYPDAIEQYSWWSYMGKARERNTGWRIDYFITSKRLDDKIQEAKIHQQIFGSDHCPVELVIDL encoded by the coding sequence TTGAAATTAATTTCTTGGAATGTAAACGGCCTCCGCGCCGCTGTAACAAAGGGATTCATGGAATCCTTTAATGAATTAGATGCAGATATTTTCTGCCTGCAAGAAACAAAATTGCAACCCGATCAAATTTCTTTGGAGTTGCCAGGGTATGAGCAATATTGGAATAGTGCAGTTAAGAAAGGCTATAGTGGCACTGCTGTATTCACGCGTATTAAGCCATTGTCCGTAACTAATGGCATCGGTATTGAAGAACACGATCAAGAGGGCCGTGTTATCACTGCTGAATACGATAATTTCTATTTGGTATGCTGTTATACACCGAATAGCCAACGTGAATTAGCTCGCCTTGATTATCGTATGACTTGGGAAGATGCATTCCGCAATTATCTACTTGAATTAGATAAGAAAAAGCCTGTCATTCTATGTGGTGATCTCAATGTAGCACACCAAGAAATTGACCTAAAAAATCCTAAGACGAACCGTAAAAATGCAGGCTTCTCCGATGAAGAGCGTGCAAAGATGACAGAACTCTTAGGAGCAGGCTTTACAGATACATTCCGTCACCTCTATCCAGATGCTATTGAGCAATACAGCTGGTGGTCCTATATGGGGAAAGCTCGTGAACGGAATACAGGATGGAGAATTGACTATTTCATCACATCTAAACGCCTTGATGATAAAATCCAAGAAGCGAAGATTCATCAACAAATCTTTGGCTCTGATCACTGTCCAGTAGAATTGGTTATTGATCTATAA